The sequence tacatgtgaTTTAAGTATCATGTGAAACTCCTGAACTGACTAATAGAAATTCATGTTGAATTGTATTTTCATATACATTcactgctttgttttatttatctttttcaaTGGAAGCCAACTTGACACTTAAAGCATCAACTGGCTTGTTGAATTCACCCCATTGCTTTATCCAAAGTGTCAAGGattgctacatgtatgtaaagtTTCTAGCAATAGGAaagtgtctttcttttttttttctttttttaataggaTATCTACTTCCTACATGTGGTATAGATTGAGCGTCAGGCAGGAGCCTAGTTTCTGTCTAATCAACATTTCTATCAGCGGTAAACCGCAGCAAGACTGATGTACAATACCAAAACCTGAGAAATGCCACACAGTTTGCTACTCCTAAGATACAGATATATCCATGGTCTATATGGATCACAACACCAATATGCAATACCTCATACTCTACAAATATCAGTGTAACACCTGCACTCACAATACAAAAGATGGACTTGCCAGGGACAGacataaacaaattatatgacaTGCTATGTATGAATCATACTTGTAGCTACGCAAAACCTGGGACTAATGTGAGACGCACGCAGGAAAGCCCTACGTTGCCTAGCAACAAGGAAATTGATACCGATGTACCAGGAGATCTGAACCCGATGGGCCGAGGCGCACTGTTTTGACAGTCCAATTTTGGCTTTCCGCCTCAACCCCCGAGCCTTTGACCAAATTTACTTGAGTGTTTGAGGGTTCTCCTGTcatttggaaaaaagaaagcaaaatgatGCCAGGACTAAGGAAGGCAGTATTGCATAAATATTTTGCCTCTTTTGGCAGAGTTTTGGCCTGCAGGTATAACTCATTAGTGAACGGGACATTATGAATGGCTTGAAGTTAAAGCCCGTCTCTTGCAGTAAAAAAAGTGTGTTAGTTTTAATCacatagaaaaaaatgaataatcagTCTAAAATCTTGCTTTTGCAGTGACAACTGTATATAACTTTAAGTTGGTGATTAAATACTAGAGAAAACAAGaagatgaccccccccccaaaaaaaaaaaaaaaaagagaagaatgtgttacagaaaaaaaaaagagaataatgtgttacagaaaaaaaatgtaatgatttttaAATAAAACAACCCCCAGTAAAATTGTGATGGAAACTGTTATGTGTGCCAAAGGActgtttgctttcattttttaaattacGTGCCTGGGCAAATATAGTGTCTGGATGGCCACATCCATATCCATGCATTGTAATAGTGCCTGTAATGCTTTGCTTGAACTGGACCTAGTTTTCCTGAGTATCTTTATTTCTGGGCTTGACATTAGCAATGGCCCAGTGGTCTGGGGCCACggttgggcaaaaaaaaaataataataataataaaattaaaaaaataaatcatccTTTGTTAGCCGATTGGGCAactgaaattcaaaatcaaatttgctattatttttGCCTTTTCTTCCGGCCACCAAATTCTCAAATTCCAAGATTTTAATAGTTTGGGCCACCAAAGAATTTCAAATAATGTCAGTGTTGAGCTCTACTTACACGGTTGCAAGTAAAAAATCATGTCTAATCACCATAGTGACAACTGGAGTTCCAGTAGTTGATTAAAGGTTGCCACCATTTTTGTAGACTTTCATCGTGGTAGCTGCAATATTTATTAATAAGTAAGTTGCTGCCATGTATGCTTTGTTGAATAAACCGACTGTATTATTTTGATTAAATGTCCTATTGTATCACAGTGTACATTGAGGAGCAAGTTTTGCATACTACAATGCATTGAAGTGAAGTTTGCTACTCTGTACCATGTCACCTTGTAGCACAGCCACTCATGAAATGATCTCAGACCCTACTGTAAATGTTGATCAACTTCACATGGTTATCTGTTCACACCAACATATTACACTTGCATCTAATAATGCACTAATTCTCTTTATTTGTTCTGCCGCATActtgggccttttttttttcactctatgATGTGGTCCTTGTAATTTACCTTCATGCTGTGAAAGAGCAGGGCAAGTCTACACTGTATAAAAGCTTCTCGATGCGTTATTTCTGGTGTGATTGTGTGGCTGACATGCAGATAGTACCCGTCACATTTTGCATTGATATCAAATGTCAAGTTCAAttgtcattaaaaaattattttgacATAATGAGGTCCCTATTCAGAAGTAGTTTTGAGTTGTCTTCCTTTAACATTTTCAAGGTAATAGTGGGTGTGTAGAGTTCATGTGTCCATAGatagagagaatgagagaaagaaattaatatCTCTCGAACGTGTGGATTGTACAGATGCACAAATAATGAACATACTTCATGTATAAGTACATGTACCGGTACTTCACTTCTTTCTGTGCAAGTTGTGTGCAGTGCCTTGTTGACTATATGGCCAATGAACACTAGAGGGCACTATACCATACTGGAACAGCTGCTCACCATAACAGTTGGTGAGGTCTTACAGTCAGCAGCTGGAGAGGTAATGTGTATATGTCTCAGCTTTCTTAAAATCTATGCATTCAGTGAATTctgatactgtacgagctgaaattttcgcgtacagacattttcatgaattgctacttggaggacatttcgCGTGTTGTTCATTTCGCAGTTGCGAGGGTctcacacatttttgttttcgcacgttgttattttcacgtgttgttattttcgcggttcaaaggcgattcgcgaaattcgcgaaaataaaaccaccgcgaaaatttcagctcgtacagtatgtgtTTGATGCAAGGTGTTTCTTAAAATGCCCCTCATGAACAATGCACAAAATTCATCCCtaacttttccttgtttgaaatgaaatcaaagctGATTTTAAGAGCACTGTGTGGTTGTGAAGTTATCAATTACGAATGGATATCCATTGGGAGGAGGTTATGGTTGCTATGGTATAAGTGACCCCAGGCATGATTTAGGATTTGTGCTGTGCTAAAAACCAGTTGAAGAGTTTTGAGGAAACGGTATCATCACatcatacatattatattcCAATTATACACATAATTGTATGtgatcaatatcattattttgtgagAAAACATGGGACACTTTCCTATTCATACTTCCAAATGAAACTGCCAAATTTCATTAAACCCATTTTCTGTGAAACTTCTATCTGAGCTTTTTGTGTCAGTGTATTTATGAAAGTCAACCTGGATATGCAATAGTACATTtctaaaaataaatagataagtaataataatgataaataaatgaatagatagcaGTGCATGAGAACCTGCTGCATAGAGAGACTAAAGTGACATTTTATCTGAAGCACCTGTCTCTTGCCCCTCATGCACCGAAGttgtgaaaataatgtcatcTCCACCGATCTAATTGAATATTCTCTATTATCTAAACATCAATATCTCAATGATGAAGAGCTCATTTATAACGCCGTGTTCCTTGCCACTGCAGGAGTTACGGATCATCGTGGACTTGCAAATGgcatggtgggggggggggggggggatgggggggggatgggggggaggAGTGATCCTAGAAGGAGCTTGCCTTTTATTAGCTGTGGCAGATATCGTTTACCATGTTGGGAGCAGGTAGCCCCGAGGTGCGAGATGTGTTCTCCTTTGGACAGCAGTTGAAATTACACCCCTACGACGGGTGCTGGgtggaaaatgaaagaattgcACGCTACTCATGTGAAAGATCCTTGTACTTGGCTTTGACTTGGGTTTGTTGTAATACATCCTGGTTTAACTGGGATTTCATGGGGTGGCTTCAAAGGAAATGCCATGTAAATTCCCCTTCAAACGTTCATATCCTTTGTTTAGATTAGTGTTTGTTATGAATGtgttacatttattttcttttcttcagagTGAATCTGCTAGatattttcttctgtttttaaaAGGTTATCATGTAAAATCCTGTCATAACAAGTGGGTTGATATGATAAAAGGTTTTGAAGAATCTACAATATATTTTCAAGATGGTCTTGAATTTTATTGATTAATTCAGATCAGGAGACCAGTTAAAGTTGAAATGGGAATTttaaaggataaaaaaaaagatttgacaGCAAATGGCcatcatgaacatgaattcaataTTGCATACAATGCACAAAATTTTGTATCAGTTCCAAGATATGATATTGTCTGACCTGATGGAACAGAATCAATCTTTTAGCTGTTGGAAAATGTGCAATAATAGAATACAAGACCCATCACAGGAAACTATGGACTGAAAATCACTTGCAAAGAACAGTTTGAGAGTGATAACAAATGATAATAGGAAATATGAGTGTCTGTATGACTGTGTGTCCTCGTAGATTGTCAAGGTTAGGGTTTCTTTATGTGCAAAGACATGGTGATCTTTCTTTCTTGTAGTTGTATTTTAAGAACTTGTCACAAGTAAACATATCTTTTCTAAACTTTTAGTACATTCACAGCCTAATCAGCTGGTTTACATTGCGTTGTCTTGTTCAGTTTCATTGCCAAACATATTCATCTGTGTCGTAAACAAcaatttgttgtttgtgtgtttggtaTATCTTGAGGTGACTGAGTATATCCTGCTCTGATCTGCAGCTTTTGAAGACGTGATCTGGTGTAAACGCAACTAAAATTACCTGATGCAAAAAGAGAACAGAAGAGTGGAGAATGTGCATGCACACCCATCTCAAGTTTATTACCCCTGAGCACTCTTTTCGGGCTTGACGTGTGTTTAAGACTGTTTGgtgcattattttctttactGTGTTGCCTGAAATCATGTGGTTGCCTAGCAACCTGACTGCCCCTTTCCTCATCGTTGTTTTGGTTTCTCGCAATATCTTTCTCATAACATCCTCCTGACATGTTGTCCTACTTGGATGTTTTAAATGTTCCACTTATCAAGATTATTAGAGATTCGCTTTCCTGGTGAACTCTGAATTCCTATTGCATTATGGAGCACACCTGATGCAGCCACAGTTATTAGAACATTTCAAAAATAACTTTATTAGATATGTCCTGAATTACTACTCGCACTCTCTTAAAGAAATTCTGAAGATTGTAGAATCCTGCTTGTATTTCAAGTTTGTGTTGGATGTACGCAAATATTGTTCATCACTCTATCGTTCAAAACACTGCCCATCCATCATCCACTCATTTTAACAGCCTTCACCTTACTTTTGACACCACAAAATATACTCAATCCAATATTTTGGGATATAGCCTGCCGAGCTACTAGCACGAAGAGCTGGCCTTTATTAAGAGAAATCTCTAATTATCGAGATctacataataaaaataattgcaTATATGTCTTGACATATTTCATATCGATGTGCATATCGATCTTCTGACACGGATCCCGATTTCTTTGGAAATCGATATAACAAGGTATAACAGGGCTAATTAACGAAATAGCCCGGGGTGAAAAAAACAGAGATAAAACTTAATAAGCGCAAAACTCTGGAAAAACCCTATGGCTATGGCTGAGACCAAAGTCGTAAGCATAAACATCAATTTGATTTGTTTCTAATAAATTTATAAATTCGAACGTGCTAGCAAAGGAGTGCAAGGCTAGAATGCCTCTCAGGCTTCCTCACCGCTCCCTACACAGGCatctatcacatttcatattcaaatttccCTCCACTCGCATGACGGATACAATGCATTCCGTCATGCGTTCCTGAAAACATTAAGTGTTCGCACTTAAATGCCGTCTAAACAATATTTGCCAGCTATACTGCGTAACGCAGGCAAATACATGTTCATCACTCTATCGTTCAAAACACTGCCCATCCATCATCCACTCATTTTAACAGCCTTCACCTTACTTTTGACACCACAAAATATACTCAATCCAATATTTTGGGATATAGCCTGCCGAGCTACTAGAATGACTACCACAAAGAAGGGCGTTTTCCGGGTCATATTTTTCCGAAATGCCAAGATCGGATGCTATGAAACATGGTCGTTCCTCAAACAATTTCTAGTAATGTTTCATAAAACGTATCAAAACGTATCAAGGACGACAAAAATCGTATGAGAGTAAACAACATTAATGCCCCCAGTTTTCATATAAGCCGGAATATAAATATTTTACTTGTATTCTCTGAACAAGGTGAGAAATTTAAATCTCCGGCATAACTGTATATTTATGTCTCAATTACATAATGACCTATGCTCTGCCTCATACAACTACCATTTATTTACAAATGTAACGCCTGGGTGACTGATAGTCTTTCTTCCAGACTATCCTCTATATAGCCATCTTTGGCCCTATCTCCTTTCCATCTACCGTGTCTTTTCCATATTCTGTCCTTCACTTTGGCCCTGGCAGCAGCCGTTGCTCCACTGGCTCTTAATGAGTGAAGACCCAAATTCAAGCCTTCGCCGACCTCTTTCAGGCGAGCTACAACCGTCTCGCGTGTTCTTGTGTACTTGTAACTCATGGACTTGTTTTTATGTATCAAAGACACTTTGCTTTTATTGGCGTATGCAGGCTTGAACAGAAAATGACCCGACTTTGGGTCTATTTTTGCACACTCCATATAACGTTTCAAAATTCTCATGGGGCATGCATTTGTCAGACCTTTGCTGATGACTACTTCATCTCCCTTCCTGAATTGATCAGTCTTACTTTTCGAAACGTACACAGACATGTAATTATCATGAAAAGTAATATCGTTACACTTCAAGGAACGAGCTTCGTCGAACCTAAAAAATCCACTAAAACAAAGAATGATGAACGCTAAATCGCGAAGAACCAGAATGTCATGGGTGTCACTGTGATTGTTACAAAGGCGCACAAGTTGCTCATTTGACAAAATATCCTTCTTGGATACTCTTTTGTAATTCTTCCTTTTTGCTGCTTCGATCAAATTTAACACAAAATTATTGGTCGTAGGATCCTCTAGACCCCTCATACCGTGGGCCCATTTAATGGCATACATGGCGCTTTGAACGACGCTAGGCGACTTTCCCGCGTCGATCAGACTCGTCAAGTACAGTGCAACGTGTATGGGCTCTGCCGGAATCGCTCTACCGCCCTCTGCGGTGATAAACGCTTCCCATTTACGAAAAGATGAGTAATACTTGTTTGAGGTGCCATCGCTCCTGGACTGCACTAAATGAGATGCCATGCTGCCGGCTAAATTAAGAAGATTCCTTGTCTGCGTTCCGGATGCCTTGATCTCATCTGTGATCGCAGCTGATAGTCCTAGACCTGTCGCGATGCGATAAACAAGATCAAAAACGTAATTTCAATGCGATTAAAGTGAAATCCGTTGTTCTCGAAGAACCAAAGATGCCATTGTTACCCTTTCCTTTCTTTACTTCCTTTGAGGAAAACATAAATGAATTCTCAATGAAAGGAGCAAATTTGCctcctttgaaaatttttggccaaaatgGAGCAGATTTCCACTGCGGCACAACTAGGGTACCATTGGCACAATCTTGTACTGCCTTATCAATAACCCTGGCTGCCAGCCGCGGTGGTGGCACCC comes from Diadema setosum chromosome 17, eeDiaSeto1, whole genome shotgun sequence and encodes:
- the LOC140240878 gene encoding integrase/recombinase xerD homolog, which codes for MASHLVQSRSDGTSNKYYSSFRKWEAFITAEGGRAIPAEPIHVALYLTSLIDAGKSPSVVQSAMYAIKWAHGMRGLEDPTTNNFVLNLIEAAKRKNYKRVSKKDILSNEQLVRLCNNHSDTHDILVLRDLAFIILCFSGFFRFDEARSLKCNDITFHDNYMSVYVSKSKTDQFRKGDEVVISKGLTNACPMRILKRYMECAKIDPKSGHFLFKPAYANKSKVSLIHKNKSMSYKYTRTRETVVARLKEVGEGLNLGLHSLRASGATAAARAKVKDRIWKRHGRWKGDRAKDGYIEDSLEERLSVTQALHL